From the genome of Spinacia oleracea cultivar Varoflay chromosome 2, BTI_SOV_V1, whole genome shotgun sequence, one region includes:
- the LOC110803946 gene encoding uncharacterized protein: MDASWKQDSLIAGLAGTVRDNQGKWIIGFHGKAMADSSLMAKLLAIRESIRIGIEQAWTGLILSSDCKEAVELINSNVRVTGNYINLVLDCRELKNQLLGSLLRFEGRGTNKLADHMARKARADQSQIGSIDLLFQPQESCNDLYLSELQPVLDVNSRNFHESVP, translated from the coding sequence ATGGATGCCTCCTGGAAACAAGACTCTTTGATAGCAGGTCTAGCAGGTACAGTGAGAGACAACCAAGGCAAGTGGATCATTGGGTTCCATGGGAAAGCTATGGCGGATTCCAGCTTAATGGCGAAACTCCTTGCTATAAGGGAAAGCATCAGAATCGGCATTGAACAAGCTTGGACAGGATTGATACTATCTTCTGATTGTAAAGAGGCAGTGGAGCTTATAAATTCAAATGTACGGGTGACGGGAAATTATATTAATCTTGTTTTGGATTGTAGGGAACTGAAGAATCAGCTCTTAGGTTCGCTCCTTCGGTTCGAGGGTAGAGGGACAAACAAACTGGCGGACCATATGGCGCGAAAAGCAAGAGCAGACCAGAGCCAAATTGGGAGCATCGATCTTTTATTCCAACCACAGGAGTCTTGTAATGATTTGTATTTGTCAGAACTCCAACCAGTTCTAGATGTTAATTCGCGAAACTTTCATGAATCTGTACCCTAA
- the LOC110803940 gene encoding phospholipase A(1) DAD1, chloroplastic encodes MRLSMKSLVLPYDLPMSSGTPYVPVPVPVPGHQQCSITKRTQELTFQSQQSINRQSLNQTKLTPVVRQSRAANRWKEYMGVRDWDGLLDPLDDHLRDEILRYGSFIEATYRGFEFNPHSSSYGSSKYKKKSFFEQCGLPTPGYRLTRHLRATSGIQVPGWASSSWSPMQTSWIGYVAVCTNKAMIKQLGRREVVIALRGTATCLEWLENLRATLAPVPGPISVENDNVGPWNVDSPPMVESGFLSLYTSGNDMWPSLQDAIRIEIGRILDLYQDKEPLSITITGHSLGAALATLAAYDIKTTFDRAPLVTVISFGGPRVGNQSFRSLVDKQGTKILRVVNPSDLITKLPGFVTDNNEDFVNIDTSPSATKKIGIKNSPRTSHNNNNKNNNRSNRPGTITSVSDSTRFGKILSSHFGKGKIKSSSKSRLGVTKSGSSKMKLMGNILMNWVQQFRVDDTRWWVYAEVGRELRLENRESAEQLLQYYLSNMDVAKCHDLKTYLNLVEDCPLKNFVRRSLNKLTQRCTRNAHEKDNNINNNSGVLAL; translated from the coding sequence ATGAGGCTGTCTATGAAGTCATTAGTGCTACCATATGATCTTCCTATGTCTTCAGGCACACCTTACGTGCCCGTGCCTGTGCCTGTGCCTGGCCATCAGCAATGCAGTATTACTAAACGCACTCAGGAGCTCACTTTCCAGTCTCAGCAGTCTATCAATCGTCAGTCTCTTAACCAAACTAAGCTTACTCCTGTGGTTCGGCAGTCTCGGGCTGCAAACCGCTGGAAGGAGTACATGGGGGTTAGGGATTGGGATGGATTACTTGATCCACTCGACGATCATCTCCGTGATGAGATTCTCCGATACGGGTCTTTTATTGAGGCTACCTATAGGGGGTTTGAGTTTAACCCTCACTCTTCTTCCTATGGGTCATCCAAGTATAAGAAGAAGTCCTTTTTTGAGCAGTGTGGGCTGCCTACCCCCGGGTACAGACTAACACGGCACCTCCGTGCTACGTCGGGGATCCAAGTACCCGGGTGGGCTAGCTCCAGCTGGTCTCCGATGCAGACCAGCTGGATTGGGTACGTGGCGGTCTGTACCAACAAGGCGATGATCAAACAACTTGGACGCCGGGAGGTTGTTATCGCCTTGCGTGGGACCGCCACGTGCCTTGAGTGGCTCGAGAACCTACGAGCCACTCTTGCCCCGGTACCAGGGCCCATATCGGTAGAGAATGACAATGTGGGCCCGTGGAATGTGGACAGCCCCCCTATGGTGGAGAGTGGGTTCCTGAGCCTATACACTTCGGGGAACGACATGTGGCCCAGCCTACAGGACGCAATAAGAATAGAGATAGGCCGGATCCTTGATCTTTATCAAGACAAGGAGCCTCTTAGTATCACCATCACCGGCCACAGCCTTGGTGCTGCCCTGGCTACGTTGGCAGCCTATGACATCAAGACCACGTTCGACCGGGCCCCGCTTGTGACCGTGATATCTTTTGGCGGGCCGAGAGTGGGAAACCAAAGCTTCCGTTCCCTTGTAGACAAACAAGGGACAAAAATACTAAGGGTGGTCAACCCCAGTGATCTCATCACCAAACTCCCCGGGTTTGTAACTGATAATAATGAAGATTTTGTCAACATAGATACTAGTCCAAGTGCTACTAAAAAAATTGGGATAAAAAATAGTCCTCGTACTAgtcataacaataacaataaaaataacaatAGGAGTAACCGTCCTGGTACAATTACAAGTGTTAGTGATAGTACCCGTTTTGGTAAAATATTAAGTAGCCATTTCGGTAAAGGTAAAATAAAAAGTAGTAGCAAGAGTCGTTTGGGTGTAACTAAAAGTGGCTCGAGCAAAATGAAGCTAATGGGAAATATATTGATGAATTGGGTGCAACAATTTAGGGTGGATGACACACGGTGGTGGGTGTACGCCGAGGTGGGTCGAGAACTGAGGTTGGAGAACAGAGAATCAGCAGAACAACTACTGCAATACTATTTGAGCAACATGGATGTTGCAAAATGCCATGACCTaaaaacttatctaaacttggTGGAAGATTGTCCACTCAAAAACTTTGTAAGGAGGTCATTGAACAAACTCACCCAGCGTTGTACTCGTAATGCTCATGAGAAAgacaacaacatcaacaacaatagTGGTGTTCTTGCTTTGTAA